Below is a window of Impatiens glandulifera chromosome 2, dImpGla2.1, whole genome shotgun sequence DNA.
TTCATCGgtaaaataatacaaatcacAATCGATCTCTCGTCTCATAATCTCACAATTTCACACTTAAATGTCTCTAatcggcaaaccaaccaccaatcacaatcgacctctaatctcgtgcaTTTACGATCCTTTGTTATTGACTTTTTTATCCcttgacaaaccaaccaccaatcctaATGTTATCCATTGACAAACGAACCACGAATTcaaatcacactttcacacgtctcttattTATCGGCAAcccaaccatcaatctcaatcacactttcacacacctcttatccctcggcaaaccaaccatcaatttcaatcgacctctaatctcatCACCTCATGATCAGTTATTATCGGTCTCTTATTCCTTGACAAATCACATCTTAATTACACTTTCACAAGTTTCTTATCTCTCGATAAAttaaccatcaatctcaatcatacTTTTACACGTTTTTTATCTCTTGAATCATcaatttcaatcatattttcacacgcctcttagccctcggcaaaccaaccatcaatctcaatcaaattttcaaacGCCTCTTATTCCTCaaaaaatcaaccaccaatttcAATTAACCTCTAATCTCGTAACATCGCGATCCTTTGTTATCAACCTCTTATTTCTCGACAAACCATATCACAATCACgctttcacacgtctcttatccctaTGAAAACAAATCACCAATGTCAATCATATTTaacctcgtgacctcacactttggtcaattaaatatttgattaaaattttataacaacTCTCATTTATTATCGGTCTATTATTtatcgacaaaccacatcttaattacacttggttaaagagttgtatttattttgttaggtaagagttatatttattttgttatgttaaaaagttatatatatataacatttttaatttttttaaccattttaagtttatgggcgagttaACCCACGATTCGACCAGagtatatatctaaattaaccattGTTCAAGATCCGACAAactaaacaaattcaaattaagcattattattattattattatatattagagttgcagtaggtttaaaaaaaattaggatggttaaagaaaataaaagaaaaattattaatgaatatgaattttgctattttgtttgaattaaataattaaataataaactaaattaaaaagatataaaaaattaagagtaatctctataaaataaaattaagtcacaaaattaattatatgaatttattttttaaataaacaaataatttatttataatgtaaaattttaattcactttattttataaatttatcacatgaatttataaactctaatataatagtaaatataaaattgtaagagtttaattattttaaaagtttatataagTTGGTAATTCATTTAGAATCGCCacaatttaaaactaattcaaaatattaactttttgaTTTGAAActgaaaacataatatatatatatatctaattaagtCATGCTCATCTAAATCAACATAAAAACTAGTTATTTTTCACCAGAAAAAAGTGTTTAAAAAAAAGCTAATGCCATTTTATCGGCCATTATAACAAACTGGAGAGCAATAGGAGAGTTTTAAGATGTGAACTGGTAAAATGAAGCCTGAATCAAAATAGCCGGAAAAAACAAATGATACATTTTCTATATAGTTTATccaaaaatgaaacaaataatcCAGACATATTATCTAacctaaataaaatatgtgcAAGGAAGAATTGCACATACTAATAACAAGAGATTTTCTGTCTCATCAGGCCTGACCGCATTTGCTTAGACATGCAATTCCTTCTTCGAGATAATCTTCTCTGCTAATCCAAAACTCAGGGGCATCCTATCAATCAAAGGAAGACAACCATTTCTCCAACTGTCAAGTGAAGCAGATTCGATATTATTATTTCATCGCAAACTCTCACACCTTTACTAACCTTCATAATTCCTGCAAGAACAGCTCCTCCGAGGTAAACCATGTGTTTTCTTCGCGGTGGATCTTCTATCCGCAACCTTAGTTTCTACTCAAACAAAATGTcgcaaaaaaaacataatgtgGGTACGAAGATAAGAAAATTGctcaaaaacatttaatattcatttataaacTACTTAGGAGGCATGTCAATTTTATCCCACCTTCAGTCCATCTTTGTTTCCCTTCAGGACAAATTCAAGGTATCGATCCGAAATTTCCTTCTCCAAGCTGAGcccaaaaaacaaaaatgaaaataactGTATAATATGGAGTTGTCTTTCAAAACTATGTGTTGTGCCTTTCTAAGGGATATGATTTAGCAATATTATCATCAAGAGGGGTTTACGGATATTACCGGCTTGGCAATCCAGGGTACATAGTACTCCCACCACTCAAAACTATGTGTTGATAAAGCTGCAAAAGTTGTAAAACCACAAATACAAGGCTTTTATAAGGTAAAGGAAAACAAAGGAACTTAATTTTTTAGTAATGTAAAAGCAGTGTGCAGCCTACTGACCATCATCCGGTTGTCGATATCCATTTCTTGTATGCATCGAAACACCATGTCTGCCAAACCGTCACCTTCAACATCTATTAGCTCCTATGgataaaaaaatgatacttCACATTTTCTTCGGACATAGCTCTTGAACTCCAAAGTATAGGATAAGTAGTGGACAAAGTTTGGtgtattaatgaattaaaactATTTCCCAATTGTTCAATACATGTTGTAGGCTTGTAGCGTGTTATTTATATTGCCTATGGGCCATTTGATGTAAGCCCACTTATATTAGAGAATGGGTATATTAAGGAGGGCAAGAATAGAGGTAGGTTATTATGATGATTGTAGCTGAAAGGTAAACACTAATATTTAAGCGGGCTTACATCGGGAATGTAAATAACACGTGACAACATGTAAAAGTCTAAAAAAGTAACCAAATGTTTTAGGTCAACTTTGATCTAGTTTGAAAATAATGTTTGAAGTTAATGTATATTGTTGGCTATGACTAGTTAGAAACTGCCAATGAATTTTGAGAAACATAACCATTTGGTATAGAAGTCTGGTCAATTTGCTTGTTTCAAATTGGAGACCAACCATTTGGTCACTTCCAAAAAACAcaatattacattaaatattaagctttctaaaattattcaaatttgaaagaattatgaataatatattattattaacaattacACAACTAGCTAATGCAACCTTCACGTTGACTAAAGATGATGTTCTAATTCCCTAACACTCTCCCTTAAGTTGGAGCAAAGATATTAATCATATCCAACTTACCACAGATGTTTTATTCGATTTTCAAATCTTGTTTAGCTAGTAAACATCCATGTAAGCATGTTACATAAAGATGATGTGTTCATAAATTTCTTCAATGAAATGACAatctatttaaataagtttttgttAATAACTAAACATGCAAGTCCTACTTTAATTTAAAGCCCCTACAATTTGGTTTCTAGCACACATAGATACTGCACACAATAGAAGCTCTTCTTCTTTCACATGGCAAAACAACAAGAAAAAATACTTACAGGAGTAAACAGTGCCTCCGGAGCCTGGAAACGCTCTGTGCCAACTTTGATTACCCTTCCATCCGGCAACTGATAAGATTAATCTCCCAATAAAGTACGTTCAGAAGACTAATAAAAAGGCTCTTATTAAAAACACTATGAAAGAACTTCTTCCAAGATTTTTAGAAGAATTGGCTCACAGTATAGTTCTTGACAAGTATAGTGGTCTCAAGTCCCAACTGATATTCCCTCTTGTAGTCATAACTGCACGGAACAAGATGTGTGATGCTTAATTATTGACAAAACACTgcaagaaaagaaaaggaacACTAAGAGTATGATAGTACACCTTACGTAGCAAAGTTTCTCCTTGATATCCCTAACAGTCTCAAAGTCGGAAGTTTTGTTCATTGAATATCTTTGGAGAAAATGAAGGTTAATAACCATAAGTTACGTAAGATGAAGTTGTTGGCAAGACAAATGTTGCCCAAATGGgacaaatttgaataaaaaaggaaagaagaaaAAGGTAGTATCTCTAACCCTCTACGATGAAGCAACTCAACTAGGTAAGATGTT
It encodes the following:
- the LOC124925715 gene encoding actin-related protein 2; its protein translation is MNNKNVVVCDNGTGYVKCGFAGENFPTSVFPCVVGRPMLRYEESLVEQELKDIVVGEGSFDLRHQLDISYPVSNGIVQNWDDMGHVWDHAFYNELKINPADCKILLTDPPLNPSKNREKMVETMFEKYNFSGVFIQIQAVLTLYAQGLLTGLVIDSGDGVTHVVPVVDGYSFPHLTKRMNVAGRHITSYLVELLHRRGYSMNKTSDFETVRDIKEKLCYVSYDYKREYQLGLETTILVKNYTLPDGRVIKVGTERFQAPEALFTPELIDVEGDGLADMVFRCIQEMDIDNRMMLYQHIVLSGGSTMYPGLPSRLEKEISDRYLEFVLKGNKDGLKKLRLRIEDPPRRKHMVYLGGAVLAGIMKDAPEFWISREDYLEEGIACLSKCGQA